GCCTGATCGCGCATCCGGATATCAGTCTCGTTCTTCGCAATACCGACATGTCCGGCCTCGCACAGGTCCGCGCCGCACAGGCCGCCGGCGGCACCATGCCGGTTGTGATCGAGGAAGCGCGCAATATCCAGGGTCAGAAGGTCTTGACGGCCTCGGCTCCGATCCAGCCGCTGGGCTGGACCATGTTCGTCGAGCTGCCGGTCGAGGAAGCTTATGCCGCGCTCTACGCCTCGTTGCAGCGGCTCGCGATCGTGCTGCTGGCGGCATCGATCTTCGCGGTGCTCGCCGGAATATTCCTGGCCCGCCGCATGGTCGGTCCGATCCAGGCGCTGCGCAGCGGCGCCGAGCGGATCGGCGGTGGCGACTTCTCCCAGCGCATCTCGATCAAAACCGGGGACGAGCTGGAAGGCCTCGCCAACCAGTTCAACGACATGGGCGCGCGCTTGCAGGAATCCTATGCCGACCTCGAGAACAAGGTCGAGCAGCGTACCGCAGAGCTCCGGCAATCCCTGAACGATCTGCGCACCGCGCAGGATCGCCTGATCCAGACCGAGAAGCTCGCGTCCCTCGGACAGCTCACTGCAGGCATCGCCCACGAGATCAAGAACCCGCTCAATTTCGTCAACAATTTCTCGTCGGTGTCGACGGAGCTGATCGACGAGCTCACCGAGACCCTGCGATCGGCCGCACTGGACGGCAAGACGAAGGAGGAGATCGACGAACTGACCGGAATGCTCAGGGGCAACCTCGAGAAGGTGGTGCAGCACGGCAAACGTGCCGATTCCATCGTCAGGAACATGCTGCTGCATTCGCGCGAGGGCTCCGGCGAGCATCGCGCCGTCGATATCAACGGCATCGTGGAGGAAAGCCTCAACCTGGCCTATCACGGCGCCCGGGCCGAACGGCCTGCCTTCAACGTCACGCTCCAGCGCAGCCTCGATCCCGCGGCGGGCGTGGTCGACATCTATCCGCAGGAGATTACGCGCGTCTTCCTCAATCTGATCTCGAATGGGTTCTATGCCACGGCCAAGCGCAAGGAGGGCGAGGGCGACGCCTTCGAGCCCACCTTGAGCGTTGCGACCAAGGATCTCGGCGGCAGCGTCGAAATCCGGATCCGCGATAACGGCACCGGAATTCCGCCCGAAGTGAAGGAGAAGATGTTCAATCCCTTCTTCACCACCAAGCCGGCCGGTGAGGGCACCGGCCTCGGCCTTTCCATGAGCCATGATATCGTCGTGAAGCAGCATGGCGGCACGATCGACGTGAACACCGCCCAAGGTGTATTCAGCGAATTCATCATCACGCTGCCGCGCACGATGGCGGCAGGCGGCACTTCCGGAGGCAAGACTTGAACGTTTACATCCTGGTCGTCGACGACGAACCCGACGTCGAGGCGCTGTTCCGGCAGCAGTTCCGGCGCGAGCTGCGCGCCGGCCGCTTCCAGATGGAATTCGCACCCTCTGCGCCCGATGCGCTCAGGGTCGCCGCCGAGGTTCGCGATCCCTCGCTGATCCTCATTCTCTCCGACATCAACATGCCCGGCATGAGCGGGCTCGACATGCTGCCCAAGGTGCGTGCCGCCCATCCGGACGTTCCCGTCATCATGATCACGGCCTATGGCGATGCCGAAACGCGTCGCAAGGCGATCGAGCGCGGCGCCGTCGGGCTGCTGACCAAGCCGATCGACTTTGCGCTGCTGCGGCAGGAAATCGATACGAGGCTCGAGCAAGCCGCATGACTGCGACCATCCTCTTCGTCGATGACGAGCCGGATTTAGAGGCGCTGATCCTGCAGAAGTTCCGCAGGCAGATCCGCGACGGACTGATCGATATCAAGTTCGCGCGCGACGGCCTCGAGGCGCTGCAATCGCTCGAGCAGAACCCGCATGTCGACATGGTGGTCTCCGACATCAACATGCCCAGGATGGACGGGCTGTCGCTGCTCGCCAAGCTCCAGGAGGCCGAGGACAAGAAGTCGACCATCATCGTCTCCGCCTATGGCGACATGAGCAACATCCGCACTGCCATGAACCGCGGCGCCTTCGACTTCCTGACCAAGCCGATCGATTTCGCCGACCTGGAAGCCACGATCGACAAGACCATTCGCCACGTCGAGATGCTGCGCGAGGTGCGCCGGCGCCAGGCGGAGGCCGAGCGCGCCCACGCTGCGCTGTCGCGCCATTTCTCTCCGCAGCTCGCCAAGCGTCTCGCGGCCGGCGGCGAAGGCGAGGGGATTGAGGTGCAGTGGCGCGAGGTCGCGACCATCTTCACCGACATCACCGGGTTCACCTCGCTGGTGGAAAGCGCGCCGCCCGAGACGCTGGGCGCGCTGCTCAACGAGTATGTCGGCGGCATGACCGAGATCGTCTTCGCGCATGAGGGAACCGTCGCCAAGATCATCGGCGATGCGATCCAGGTTCTGTTCAATGCCCCCGGCGACCAGCCGGATTTTGCGACGCGTGCGGTCTCCTGCGCCCATGATCTCGACGCCTGGGCGCAGGACTTTTGCGTGCGCCAGAAGGCTCGGGGAGTAAGCTTCGGCACGACTCGCATCGGCATTCACGCCGGACCGGCGCTGGTCGGGAATTTCGGCGGAAACCGCTTTTTCGATTACACGGCCTACGGAGATTCCATCAACATCGCGGCGCGGCTGGAGGCCGCCAACAAGCATCTGGGAACGCGCATCTGCGTCAGCGCCAGCGTTGCCAAGTCGGCCGAGAACTTCCAAGGCCGTCCCATCGGTGAATTGATGCTGCGTGGACGCAGCGAGCCGCTGCGTGCGTTCGAGCCGCTGCCGCAGGCGAAATTCGAAGCGCCGGAAGCGGCGCTGTATTCCGAGGCTTTCACCAAGATGGAAGCCGGCGACGCTGCCGCCATGCCGGCCTTCGCCGCGCTGGTCGGCATGCATGCCGACGATGCCTTGGCGGGCTTTCACCTGAAGCGTCTTCTCAACGGCGCCAAGGGCATTCGCATCCAACTGGAATAGGAGTTCGTCATGATCCGCGACTTCTCTGCCGGAAATTATCGTTTCATTCCGTCGGTGTTTCAGTATTCGGCGGGTGCTGCCGCAGATGATGGATACGAGATCGAGCGCGTCCGCTTCGACCGCCTGATGCCGCTTGCGGCAGGGTTCGCGCTGGCGGCGAAGTTCATCCAGGAGGCGGGACGCCCGCTGACGGCGTTCTGCGCCTGCGAGCTGCGCTCGCCGGCGGCTTTCAGTGAGGAGGGCTTTCGTGCCTTCAACCTGCATTACGTGAAGACGCTGTCGGAATGGGGCATCTTCGACGGCACCACCAATCCGGTCGCGCGCAGCAACGTCTGTCCCGAGATCGATCCGCCGGCGGAGCCCTCGTTCTACGCGTTCTCCTTCACACGTCCGACACGGTCAAACACGCCGAGCTTCGTGATCGCCGGTGGCGCCGAGGCGCGGGAAGGCAGCGGGACCTATGTCGAGCGCACGGTGCGCTATCGCGACCTCAGCCCGGAGGGGTTACGCGAGAAGGTGCGCTTCACCACGACCTCGCAGATGGAGAACCGGATGACCGCTTTCGGCTTCGGCTGGAAGGATACCACCGGCGTGCAGGCCTATTCAGTGCACGACTTCCACCACACGCTGGTCGACGAACTGGTCCGCCGCGGCGCGTTGCGCTCCGGCCTGACTTGGCATTTCGCCCGTCCGCCTGTGGTTGATCTCGAATATGAGATGGATTGCCGCCGCGTGATGCGGGAGGTCGTGATCTAACGCTGGCGCGGGTCGAGAGCGTCGCGAAGACCGTCACCGAGCAGGTTCAGCGACAGCACCACGAGGAAGATCGCAAGTCCCGGCCAGATCGCCATCCACGGCGCCTGGGTCAGGAAGCGCTGAGCGGCGTTGAGCATGCTACCCCATGACGGCGCCGGCGGCTGCTGGCCGAGGCCGAGGAAGGAGAGAGCAGCCTCGGCGATGATGGCGGCCGCGATCGAGAGGGTCGCCTGCACCAGCAGCGACGGCAGGATGTTCGGCAGGATATGCGAGACCGCGATCCGCCAAGGCGGATTGCCGAGCGCCCGCGCCGCCTCGACATAATCTTCTGCCTTGACGACCAGCACCTGACCGCGCGTGAGGCGGATAAAGATGGGAGTGGCCGAGATCCCGATCGCAATCATGGCGTTGCCGAGGCTCGGGCCGAGAAATGCGGCGAGCGCGATCGCCAGGATAAGGAATGGGCACGCCAGCATCGCATCCGTGATCCGGCTGATCAGCGCATCGGTGAAGCCGCCGCGATAGCCGGCCAGCAGCCCGAGTGGCACGCCGATACCGAGTGCGATCGCGACCGAGATCAGGCCAGCGAGCAGGGAAGCGCGCGCGCCGTAGACGACGCGGCTCAGGATGTCGCGGCCGAGCTCGTCGGTGCCGAACCAGTGCGCCGTCGTCGGTGGCTTGCGCACCAGGCTCCAGCTCGTCGCGATGGGATCATAAGGCACGACGAGCGGCGCCACGGCTGCAAGGAGGATGAAGGTTGTGATCACGAGAAGCCCGAACACCGCTGCCTTGCGCTTGAACAGCCGCCGCCTGGCGCGGCGCGCCGGGCTATCCAGCTCGTAGGCTTGCGTGACGGGACCGGGCAGGGCGGCGTCGGTCATGGGTTAGCCTCGTAGTCGCGGATTGACGAGGACATAGGCGACGTCGGCAACAAGGTTCAGCGTGATGTAGACGGTGGCGGTCACCAGCACCACGCCCTGCACAACCGCATAGTCGCGGTTGAAGACGGCGTCCACGATCAGCTTGCCGAAGCCTGGAATGGAGAAAATCTGCTCGGTCAGCACCGCGCCCGACAGCAGCGTGCCGAGCTCGAGCGCGCCAAGCGTGACGATCGGCGTCAGCGCATTCCGCATGGCGTGCTTGAGGATGACAGAGCGCTCGGCAAGACCCTTCGCGCGAGCGGTGCGGACATAGTCGCTCTCCAGCACCTGGAGCATGGCGCTGCGGGTATGTCGCATCAGAATCGCAGAGATCGCGTTTCCGAGCACGAAGGCCGGCATGATGGTGGCGGCGAGACTCGCGCGCCAGTTTTCTGTCAGCGGCACATAGCCCGAAGCCGGCAGCCAGCCGAGCTTGATCGAGAACAGGAAGATTAAGAGGATTCCGAGCCAGAAATTCGGTGTCGAGATGCCCCAAAGCGCGAACAGATTCGCCCCATAATCCCAGGCCGTGCCCTTTTTCACTGCAGAGACGATGCCGGCGGGAATGCCAATGCAAAACGCGATCAGCATCGCCATCGAGCCGAGCTGGAGCGTCACCGGAAGCTTCTGCGCGATCAGTTCGCGTACCGGCATCTTGTTGCGCAGCGACTCGCCGAAATTGCCTGTCAGGACGCCTTTGAGCCAGTAGACGTACTGGACCGGGATCGGCTGATCGAGTTTGTACTGCTGGCGGATCTGCTCGATCACGGCGGGGTCGCGTTCCTCGCCGGCCATCACCAGCGCGGGATCGCCGGGCAGCAATTGCTGCAGCGAGAAGATCAGCACCGACACGAAGAACAGCGTCGGTACGATCTGCGCGATCCGGCGGGCGAGGAACTTCAGCATGACGCCGGTCGTTTCATAGGTGCAGCCAGGTCACTTGAACTTCAGCCCGACCACGCGCACGAGGCCATCGGGCATCTGCCTATAGCCGTCGAGCTTCTTGGTGTGCGCGATCAGAAGCGTGCGGTGATAGATGTAGATGATCGGCAGGTCGTCGAGCAGGATCTTGGTCAGCTTGGCATAGATCGCCTTGCGCTCGTCGACGTTCGCTGTTGCTCGCCCCTCCTCCATCAGCTTGTCGGCCTCAGGATTGGAGAAACCTCCGTCGTTCTGCGGCGCCTTGCTGCGCATGAAGATGTAGGAATTCCCGTCGGGGTCGATCCGGCCGCTCCAGTTGATCTGGAAGACCTGGAATTCGCCGGCTTGGGCCTGCTTGAAGGTGGTCGCAAACTCGACCGCGCGGATCTTGATGTCGAAGCCGGCTTCTGCCGCCATCGACTGCACGACTTGGGCGACGGCCTCGTTCTCCGCGCCCTTCGGGACCATGTAGTCCACTGTCACCGGTGGGGTGACACCCGCTTCCTTCAGGAGCGCCTTGGCCTTGGCAACGTCGCGGCCGCGAACCGGGAATGCATTCTGGTAATAGGGATGCGTCGGGCTGACCCATTGATTGCCGGGCGTGAATTCGCCGTTGAAGACGACCTGGTTGAGAGCCTCGCGATCGATCGACAGATCGAGCGCTTGCCGGACTTTTGCCGACTGGCTCAGCGGGCCCTTGCTCTTGTCATTGCCGATGTTGACGGTCAGGCCGAGATAGCCGAGTTCGGGTGCTGTCGACAGCACGAGGCGCGAGTCGGCGCGCACGTCCTTGATGTCGGTGGCGAGAACGCGCTCGATCAGATCGAGCGCTCCGGACTTCAGGTTGGCAAGGCGCACGGTGGCGTCGACGATCGGCTGGAACACGACGCGGTCGATGTGGATGTTGTCCTTGTTCCAGTAGTCGGCGAACTTCTCGAACACCATGCGGTCCTGCTGAACGCGCTCGACGAATTTATAGGGGCCGGCGCAGACCGGATGCAGGCCGAACTTCTCACCGGCCGCCTTCGCAGCCTTGGGCGAGACCATCATGCCGGAGCGATCGGTGAGCTGGGCAATCAGGGGTGAGTAGGGCGTCTTCAGGACCAATTTGATGGTGAGGGGGTCGACCACCTCGACGTGGTCGACGCTGGCGAGCTCGGACTTGCGGAACGAGGTCGGAAGCGTCATGTGACGCTCGATCGAGAATTTGGCTGCTTCCGCGTCCAGCGGTTCGCCGTCGTGGAACTTGACGCCTGGCCGCAGCTTGATCGTCATCTCCTTGCCATCCGCCGAGGTCTCATGAGACAGCGCAAGCTGCGGCACGATGTTGAGCTTCTCGTCGATGTCGAACAGCTTGTCGCAGAAGGCGGAGAAGACAATGCGGCCGACATAGGTACGGCCGATGCTGGGATCGAGAATATCAGGGTCTTCCGCGATCCCGATGCGAAGCGTGGTCTGTGCCTGGGCTGCGCCCATGAGCGACGCCAGCAATGCCGACGTCAGGATTGTCACACGCATAATGCTCATCGTTCTCACCTCTGTTTCACGCCGGTGCGGAGTCCGCCCCCAATGAGCCAGCCCCGGCGCCGTGCGCTGCCGTCGGCCCGCCGCTGAAGGCTGCGACCAATTTCTCCAGGACCGGGGAGAAACCACCGTCCATGGGCACGATCGCCGCGGACGACGGCAGCTCCGACCTTCGGTGGCAGGCCGTTGCATGTCCGATGCCATCTGCCACGAGCTCTGGCATTTCGCTGCGGCAGCGGTCGATGACGTAGGGACAGCGGGTGTGGAAGCGGCATCCCGGCGGCGGGTTCAGCGCGCTGGGAATCTCTCCCTGCAGCACAATCCGGCTGCGCTTTGCCCGCGGTTTAGGCACGGGGATCGCGGACAAAAGAGCCCGGCTGTAAGGGTGCGCAGGTGCCGCGAACAGCGCGTCCGCCTCCGCCATCTCGACGATTTGGCCGAGATTCATCACCGCGACGTGGTCGGCAATGTGTTTGACGACGGCCAGATCATGCGAGACGAAAATGTAGGCAAGGCCAAGCCGGTCCTGGAGCTCGCGCAGCAGGTTCAGGATCTGCGAGCGTATGGAGACGTCGAGCGCCGAGACCGGCTCGTCGCAGATGATCAGTTTCGGCTCGACCGCGAGCGCACGCGCAATCGCGATGCGCTGCCGCTGGCCGCCCGAGAATTCATGCGGGTAGCGGCGCTCGAGCCGCGGCTCGAGACCGACCAGCCGGAGCAGTTCAGCCACCCGTTCGCGTCGCCGTAGGGCCGGCACGAGACCGTGCAGCGCCAGCGGCTCGGTGAGGATCTGGCCGACCGTCATGCGCGGATTGAGCGAGGCGTATGGGTCCTGGAAGATGATCTGCGCCTGGCGGCGGAAGGCGCGGAGGGCTCCGGCATCGAGCGAGAGGAGATCGCGACCGTCAAAGCGGACCATGCCCGCATCCGGCTCGATCAGCCGCAGGACCAGGCGGCTCACGGTGGACTTGCCGCAGCCGGACTCGCCAACCAGGGCCAGCGTCCTGCCGGCTTCAAGCGAGAACGAAACCCCATCGACCGCTTTGACATGCGCGAGCGCCCGGCCGAACAGCGTGCGCTCGGCGACGAAATGCTTGACCAGGCCTTGGACCTCGAGCAGCGCCATCACGCCACCAACAATTCGAGCGGCGCGCGGATGCAGCGCGAGAGGTGGCCGGGGTTGATTTCGATCAGCGGGGGCGGCGCCTTGGTGCAGCTGTCCAGCACGAAAGGACAGCGCGCGGCGAAACGGCAGCCGGCGGGAGGCTGTGCCATGTTCGGCACCATACCTTCGATGGTCGCAAGCTGCTCGGCGCGGTGATCGAGCCGCGGGATCGAGCCGAGCAGGCCGACCGTGTAGGGATGTTGCGGCGCGGCGAACAATTCGTCCACCGGCGCGCGCTCCACGATCTCTCCGGCGTACATGACCGCGACCTCGTCGCAGACCTCGGCGACCACGCCAAGGTCGTGGGTGATCAGGATGATCGCGGCGCCGCTTGCGGCTTTCAGCTCCCGCATCAGCTCCAGGATCTGCGCCTGAAGGGTGACGTCGAGTGCCGTCGTCGGCTCGTCCGCGATCAGCAGCTTCGGGTCGCAGGCGAGCGCCATCGCGATCATCACGCGTTGGCGCATGCCGCCGGAGAGCTTGTGCGGATATTCGTCGATCCGGCGCTCGGGCGAGGGGATGTGGACGCGGCGCAGCAGCTCGATCGCCCGCTCGCGTGCGTTGCGCCGCGACCCGCCGCGATGGCGCAGGATCGTCTCAACGATCTGGTCGCCAATGGTGAAGCTCGGGTTGAGCGATGTCATCGGCTCCTGAAAGATCATCGCAAGCCGGTTGCCGCGCAAGTCGCGCAAAGTCTGGTCCGAGGTCTTCAGCAGGTCGAAGCCGTCGAAGCGGATTGCGCCCGATATTTCCGCGCTCTGCT
This genomic stretch from Bradyrhizobium daqingense harbors:
- a CDS encoding adenylate/guanylate cyclase domain-containing protein; this encodes MTATILFVDDEPDLEALILQKFRRQIRDGLIDIKFARDGLEALQSLEQNPHVDMVVSDINMPRMDGLSLLAKLQEAEDKKSTIIVSAYGDMSNIRTAMNRGAFDFLTKPIDFADLEATIDKTIRHVEMLREVRRRQAEAERAHAALSRHFSPQLAKRLAAGGEGEGIEVQWREVATIFTDITGFTSLVESAPPETLGALLNEYVGGMTEIVFAHEGTVAKIIGDAIQVLFNAPGDQPDFATRAVSCAHDLDAWAQDFCVRQKARGVSFGTTRIGIHAGPALVGNFGGNRFFDYTAYGDSINIAARLEAANKHLGTRICVSASVAKSAENFQGRPIGELMLRGRSEPLRAFEPLPQAKFEAPEAALYSEAFTKMEAGDAAAMPAFAALVGMHADDALAGFHLKRLLNGAKGIRIQLE
- a CDS encoding ABC transporter permease; protein product: MTDAALPGPVTQAYELDSPARRARRRLFKRKAAVFGLLVITTFILLAAVAPLVVPYDPIATSWSLVRKPPTTAHWFGTDELGRDILSRVVYGARASLLAGLISVAIALGIGVPLGLLAGYRGGFTDALISRITDAMLACPFLILAIALAAFLGPSLGNAMIAIGISATPIFIRLTRGQVLVVKAEDYVEAARALGNPPWRIAVSHILPNILPSLLVQATLSIAAAIIAEAALSFLGLGQQPPAPSWGSMLNAAQRFLTQAPWMAIWPGLAIFLVVLSLNLLGDGLRDALDPRQR
- a CDS encoding sensor histidine kinase — protein: MSLSLHPDAPRARTLPSAAPAGVAAGATTGQGVRTRLFTKYVALFVAVVAIALLANGLFEVFFYYREHKASLIRVQHEQAEAAAAKIGQFVKEIESQLGWTTQLPWSGGSIEQRRFDALRLLRQVPAITELAQVDSTGKERLRVSRLAMDALDSGIDLSSDPKFTDAVARKVYYGPVYFRRDSEPYMTLALAGARKDAGVSIAEVNLKLIWDVVSQIKVGQHGHAYVVGPGGRLIAHPDISLVLRNTDMSGLAQVRAAQAAGGTMPVVIEEARNIQGQKVLTASAPIQPLGWTMFVELPVEEAYAALYASLQRLAIVLLAASIFAVLAGIFLARRMVGPIQALRSGAERIGGGDFSQRISIKTGDELEGLANQFNDMGARLQESYADLENKVEQRTAELRQSLNDLRTAQDRLIQTEKLASLGQLTAGIAHEIKNPLNFVNNFSSVSTELIDELTETLRSAALDGKTKEEIDELTGMLRGNLEKVVQHGKRADSIVRNMLLHSREGSGEHRAVDINGIVEESLNLAYHGARAERPAFNVTLQRSLDPAAGVVDIYPQEITRVFLNLISNGFYATAKRKEGEGDAFEPTLSVATKDLGGSVEIRIRDNGTGIPPEVKEKMFNPFFTTKPAGEGTGLGLSMSHDIVVKQHGGTIDVNTAQGVFSEFIITLPRTMAAGGTSGGKT
- the cnbZ gene encoding 2-amino-5-chloromuconate deaminase CnbZ; this translates as MIRDFSAGNYRFIPSVFQYSAGAAADDGYEIERVRFDRLMPLAAGFALAAKFIQEAGRPLTAFCACELRSPAAFSEEGFRAFNLHYVKTLSEWGIFDGTTNPVARSNVCPEIDPPAEPSFYAFSFTRPTRSNTPSFVIAGGAEAREGSGTYVERTVRYRDLSPEGLREKVRFTTTSQMENRMTAFGFGWKDTTGVQAYSVHDFHHTLVDELVRRGALRSGLTWHFARPPVVDLEYEMDCRRVMREVVI
- a CDS encoding ABC transporter permease, coding for MLKFLARRIAQIVPTLFFVSVLIFSLQQLLPGDPALVMAGEERDPAVIEQIRQQYKLDQPIPVQYVYWLKGVLTGNFGESLRNKMPVRELIAQKLPVTLQLGSMAMLIAFCIGIPAGIVSAVKKGTAWDYGANLFALWGISTPNFWLGILLIFLFSIKLGWLPASGYVPLTENWRASLAATIMPAFVLGNAISAILMRHTRSAMLQVLESDYVRTARAKGLAERSVILKHAMRNALTPIVTLGALELGTLLSGAVLTEQIFSIPGFGKLIVDAVFNRDYAVVQGVVLVTATVYITLNLVADVAYVLVNPRLRG
- a CDS encoding response regulator — translated: MNVYILVVDDEPDVEALFRQQFRRELRAGRFQMEFAPSAPDALRVAAEVRDPSLILILSDINMPGMSGLDMLPKVRAAHPDVPVIMITAYGDAETRRKAIERGAVGLLTKPIDFALLRQEIDTRLEQAA
- a CDS encoding ABC transporter substrate-binding protein, whose product is MSIMRVTILTSALLASLMGAAQAQTTLRIGIAEDPDILDPSIGRTYVGRIVFSAFCDKLFDIDEKLNIVPQLALSHETSADGKEMTIKLRPGVKFHDGEPLDAEAAKFSIERHMTLPTSFRKSELASVDHVEVVDPLTIKLVLKTPYSPLIAQLTDRSGMMVSPKAAKAAGEKFGLHPVCAGPYKFVERVQQDRMVFEKFADYWNKDNIHIDRVVFQPIVDATVRLANLKSGALDLIERVLATDIKDVRADSRLVLSTAPELGYLGLTVNIGNDKSKGPLSQSAKVRQALDLSIDREALNQVVFNGEFTPGNQWVSPTHPYYQNAFPVRGRDVAKAKALLKEAGVTPPVTVDYMVPKGAENEAVAQVVQSMAAEAGFDIKIRAVEFATTFKQAQAGEFQVFQINWSGRIDPDGNSYIFMRSKAPQNDGGFSNPEADKLMEEGRATANVDERKAIYAKLTKILLDDLPIIYIYHRTLLIAHTKKLDGYRQMPDGLVRVVGLKFK
- a CDS encoding ABC transporter ATP-binding protein; the encoded protein is MSAAPLIGITDLRVRFHGDDGRITHAVDGVDLSVATGATLGLVGESGCGKSVTSLAIMGLLPKQSAEISGAIRFDGFDLLKTSDQTLRDLRGNRLAMIFQEPMTSLNPSFTIGDQIVETILRHRGGSRRNARERAIELLRRVHIPSPERRIDEYPHKLSGGMRQRVMIAMALACDPKLLIADEPTTALDVTLQAQILELMRELKAASGAAIILITHDLGVVAEVCDEVAVMYAGEIVERAPVDELFAAPQHPYTVGLLGSIPRLDHRAEQLATIEGMVPNMAQPPAGCRFAARCPFVLDSCTKAPPPLIEINPGHLSRCIRAPLELLVA
- a CDS encoding ABC transporter ATP-binding protein, with protein sequence MALLEVQGLVKHFVAERTLFGRALAHVKAVDGVSFSLEAGRTLALVGESGCGKSTVSRLVLRLIEPDAGMVRFDGRDLLSLDAGALRAFRRQAQIIFQDPYASLNPRMTVGQILTEPLALHGLVPALRRRERVAELLRLVGLEPRLERRYPHEFSGGQRQRIAIARALAVEPKLIICDEPVSALDVSIRSQILNLLRELQDRLGLAYIFVSHDLAVVKHIADHVAVMNLGQIVEMAEADALFAAPAHPYSRALLSAIPVPKPRAKRSRIVLQGEIPSALNPPPGCRFHTRCPYVIDRCRSEMPELVADGIGHATACHRRSELPSSAAIVPMDGGFSPVLEKLVAAFSGGPTAAHGAGAGSLGADSAPA